Proteins from a genomic interval of Phycisphaerae bacterium RAS1:
- the yteT gene encoding putative oxidoreductase YteT precursor has translation MFILGNDWQDGYLDPHSTAGDVRIAVRFWQPLEALRDVFLEQPRSVRRVLNYVREVGIREVLKKIRSRLAETLRDQRVIAIGAGEVLEADESSPFRPGAPVAFVAPCHPPSVERVCLPEFCVAALDAEVAGRLAKSGVVLLAAQYAGPDAKNVPAEGGRATEAGGGRATAPDWSAVAGWNRFSGSDIAERAQALLEWAGLHLARFSITGARELPLTAPSAIRERSHPVEPRSTASAVLFGLGNYAKTCILPNLDPRVRVRCIHEIDPTQIGAVKCDPRLQPRRAGDVNPPLGAAGSGHTAAGSEGGPGAGVAHDTCPVFRDREEYDICIIAGYHHTHAPLAVEALRRGATVISEKPLVTTRAELNALLGAMEQHPGRYHACFHMRYNPLWKLAREDLRSARGDPIHYSCIVFEVPLVKRHWYNWPASCSRIVSNGCHWLDHFLFMNDFNRPTRTHLWRASNDDVHVSVELQNGAVFSMVLTDKGSRRIGVQDHIQLRAGEVTVRVDNGSRYESEERFRVIRRKRINKMTSFRTLYGTVSRKALAGEPGDALESTQRSCELMLELEEQFQRRV, from the coding sequence ATGTTCATCCTCGGCAATGACTGGCAAGATGGCTACCTCGACCCGCACAGCACCGCCGGCGACGTGCGCATCGCCGTCCGTTTCTGGCAGCCGCTGGAAGCGCTCCGCGACGTGTTCCTAGAACAGCCGCGCAGCGTGCGGCGCGTGCTCAACTACGTGCGCGAGGTCGGCATTCGTGAGGTGCTGAAAAAAATCCGCTCGCGCCTGGCCGAAACGCTCCGCGACCAGCGCGTCATCGCGATCGGCGCGGGCGAAGTGCTGGAGGCGGACGAGTCGTCGCCCTTCCGGCCCGGCGCCCCCGTTGCGTTCGTCGCACCCTGTCACCCGCCCAGCGTCGAGCGCGTCTGCCTGCCGGAGTTCTGCGTTGCCGCGCTGGACGCGGAGGTCGCGGGACGACTGGCGAAATCGGGCGTTGTCCTTCTCGCTGCACAGTACGCAGGTCCCGACGCGAAGAACGTCCCGGCCGAGGGCGGCCGGGCTACAGAGGCCGGGGGCGGCCGGGCTACAGCGCCGGACTGGTCCGCCGTCGCCGGCTGGAATCGGTTTTCGGGAAGCGACATCGCCGAGCGCGCGCAGGCTCTCCTCGAATGGGCCGGACTCCACCTCGCGCGATTCAGCATTACCGGCGCTCGCGAGCTTCCGCTCACCGCGCCCTCGGCGATCCGCGAACGCTCCCACCCGGTCGAGCCGCGCAGCACCGCCTCCGCCGTCCTCTTCGGCCTCGGCAACTACGCCAAGACCTGCATCCTGCCGAATCTCGATCCGCGCGTCCGCGTCCGCTGCATACACGAGATCGACCCGACTCAGATCGGCGCGGTGAAGTGCGACCCGCGATTGCAGCCGCGACGAGCCGGGGACGTCAACCCGCCGCTTGGCGCGGCGGGTTCGGGCCATACGGCGGCAGGTTCGGAAGGAGGGCCGGGCGCCGGCGTCGCTCATGACACGTGCCCCGTTTTCCGCGACCGCGAGGAATACGACATCTGCATCATCGCCGGCTACCACCACACGCACGCGCCGCTCGCGGTCGAAGCCCTTCGGCGCGGGGCCACGGTGATCTCTGAAAAGCCGCTCGTCACCACCCGCGCCGAATTGAACGCCCTTCTCGGGGCGATGGAACAGCACCCCGGCCGCTACCACGCCTGCTTCCACATGCGCTATAACCCCCTCTGGAAGCTGGCCCGCGAAGACCTGCGGTCGGCCCGCGGCGATCCGATCCACTACTCCTGCATCGTCTTCGAAGTCCCGCTCGTCAAGCGCCACTGGTACAACTGGCCCGCCTCGTGCAGCCGCATCGTCAGCAACGGCTGCCACTGGCTGGACCATTTCCTGTTCATGAACGATTTCAACCGCCCCACGCGCACGCACCTGTGGCGAGCAAGCAACGACGACGTGCATGTCAGCGTCGAATTGCAGAACGGCGCCGTCTTCAGCATGGTCCTGACCGACAAGGGCAGCCGCCGCATCGGTGTGCAGGACCACATTCAGCTCCGCGCGGGCGAAGTGACGGTGCGCGTGGACAACGGCAGCCGATATGAATCGGAGGAGCGTTTCCGGGTGATCCGCCGCAAACGGATCAACAAGATGACCTCGTTTCGCACGCTTTACGGGACGGTGTCGCGCAAGGCGCTGGCCGGCGAGCCGGGCGACGCGCTCGAATCGACCCAGCGAAGCTGCGAGCTGATGCTCGAACTGGAGGAGCAGTTTCAGCGTAGAGTTTGA
- the gumH gene encoding GDP-mannose:cellobiosyl-diphosphopolyprenol alpha-mannosyltransferase, with product MHPVMNVLHVIVGLAETIGGPPVALATLARAQAARGDDVFVLPARRTAGAQTLPAGAHGRLTVYDAPTEHHLLWYNAALKRELRRVARGCDIIHIHGTWRYHLLAAAGAARAYGIPYIVRPAGNLGVATRGHKAWRKRLYFTLFERKAINAAAAIHCCSRKEERELSGLGLSPRTFVVPQPVETDLTASEPDEASLRALCPTLRDEESVLLYVGRVGWVKRLDVLLEAFTSLATEFPEWRLVIAGTHEQPEIADSLRQRAAAANLSARVSLPGTVRGPQKAALLKRAAVFAQPSQHENFGLSVAEALIFGLPCVVSDGVAIGEDVAEAGAGAVCPSEPAAMAAALRPLMADRALREQRGNAAAALAQRFTPASVAAQLADEYARCSKT from the coding sequence ATGCACCCGGTTATGAACGTGCTGCACGTCATCGTCGGACTGGCCGAGACCATCGGCGGCCCGCCCGTCGCCCTCGCAACGCTGGCCCGCGCCCAGGCCGCCCGCGGCGATGACGTGTTCGTGCTGCCCGCGCGGCGAACCGCCGGCGCGCAGACGCTGCCCGCCGGCGCCCACGGCCGCCTCACCGTGTACGACGCGCCGACCGAGCACCACCTGCTCTGGTACAACGCCGCGCTGAAACGCGAGCTTCGCCGCGTCGCCCGCGGCTGCGACATCATTCACATCCACGGCACGTGGCGCTATCACCTGCTTGCGGCGGCCGGAGCGGCCCGCGCGTACGGCATCCCCTACATCGTCCGCCCGGCCGGCAACCTCGGCGTCGCCACCCGCGGCCACAAGGCCTGGCGCAAGCGCCTCTACTTCACTCTCTTTGAACGCAAGGCGATTAACGCCGCCGCCGCGATTCACTGTTGCAGCCGCAAGGAGGAGCGCGAGCTCTCGGGGCTTGGCCTCTCGCCGCGGACGTTTGTCGTCCCCCAGCCGGTCGAGACGGATCTGACGGCGAGCGAGCCGGACGAGGCTTCGCTGCGAGCGCTCTGTCCGACGCTGCGCGACGAAGAGTCGGTCTTGCTCTACGTCGGCCGCGTGGGATGGGTGAAGCGGCTCGACGTGCTGCTCGAAGCGTTCACCTCGCTGGCGACGGAATTCCCGGAATGGCGCCTGGTGATCGCCGGTACGCACGAGCAGCCGGAGATCGCCGATTCGCTGCGGCAGCGGGCGGCCGCAGCAAACCTATCGGCGCGCGTGTCTCTGCCGGGAACGGTGCGCGGCCCGCAGAAGGCCGCCCTCTTGAAGCGGGCGGCGGTTTTTGCCCAGCCGTCGCAACACGAGAATTTCGGATTGTCGGTAGCCGAGGCGCTCATTTTCGGTTTGCCGTGCGTCGTTTCCGACGGCGTCGCGATCGGCGAAGATGTCGCCGAGGCCGGCGCGGGCGCGGTGTGCCCCAGCGAGCCGGCGGCGATGGCGGCGGCGCTTCGGCCGCTGATGGCGGATCGGGCATTGCGAGAGCAGCGCGGCAACGCCGCCGCGGCCCTCGCGCAGCGCTTCACGCCCGCATCCGTCGCCGCGCAGCTCGCCGATGAGTACGCACGCTGCTCGAAAACGTAG
- the kanE_4 gene encoding Alpha-D-kanosaminyltransferase: MNYLVAADDCFLDRPGGMGRVAWDIAQLMRERGHLVGMVCMNHDPARFPNGLSEQNGVRIVRYQRPDLPAWHPGRMSACIEAASKAVWEHFSETSWHLVHMHTAFTGGGVFQVLGRNPRYVYTMHSPIVLENEINWAQQGIVGRIKAWMGLGKLKAAEHKVLDPATDIQTLSNFTKVQVDHFHKMGHKVRVIPHWRRPELRREMDKAEARRRLGWPLDEKILFTVRIHGPRYGIDVAIRAAAPLIQDKRCWFAIGGDGPLRPTLENLAKELGVAERTRFTGRLSDADLALAYQAADLFVLPTLSLECFGLITIEAMSFGCPVIGTDAGATPEILDKYCPGLVVPAGNVEALREKLGAYFAGRLQTPDEAATVAFIEKNYGRDVIVPKLIDLLEVQTGRRR; the protein is encoded by the coding sequence ATGAACTACCTCGTCGCCGCCGATGACTGCTTTCTCGACCGCCCCGGCGGCATGGGCCGCGTGGCGTGGGACATCGCCCAGCTCATGCGTGAGCGCGGGCACCTGGTCGGCATGGTGTGCATGAACCACGATCCGGCCCGCTTCCCGAACGGCCTGAGCGAGCAGAACGGCGTCCGCATCGTCCGCTACCAGCGGCCCGACCTGCCCGCCTGGCACCCCGGACGCATGTCCGCCTGCATCGAGGCCGCCTCGAAAGCCGTCTGGGAGCACTTCAGCGAGACCTCCTGGCACCTCGTCCACATGCACACGGCGTTCACCGGCGGCGGCGTGTTTCAGGTTCTGGGCCGCAATCCGCGCTACGTCTACACCATGCACTCCCCCATCGTTCTCGAAAATGAAATCAACTGGGCCCAGCAGGGCATCGTCGGCAGGATCAAGGCCTGGATGGGGCTGGGCAAATTGAAAGCCGCGGAGCACAAGGTGCTCGACCCGGCCACGGACATCCAGACGCTGTCCAATTTTACGAAAGTCCAGGTTGATCACTTTCACAAGATGGGCCACAAGGTCCGCGTCATCCCACACTGGCGCCGGCCCGAGCTGCGCCGCGAAATGGACAAGGCCGAGGCCCGCCGCCGCCTGGGCTGGCCGCTTGACGAGAAAATCCTCTTCACCGTCCGCATTCACGGCCCGCGCTACGGCATCGACGTGGCCATCCGCGCCGCCGCGCCGCTCATCCAGGACAAGCGCTGCTGGTTTGCCATCGGCGGCGACGGGCCGCTGCGCCCGACGCTGGAAAACCTGGCCAAAGAGCTGGGCGTCGCCGAACGGACCCGGTTCACCGGGCGTCTCTCCGACGCTGACCTGGCGCTGGCTTACCAGGCGGCCGACCTGTTCGTCCTGCCGACGCTCTCGCTGGAGTGCTTCGGTCTGATCACCATCGAAGCCATGTCTTTCGGATGCCCGGTCATCGGCACCGACGCCGGCGCGACCCCGGAAATTTTGGATAAGTACTGCCCCGGCCTGGTCGTGCCCGCCGGAAACGTCGAGGCGCTGCGCGAAAAGCTCGGCGCCTACTTTGCGGGCAGGTTGCAGACGCCCGACGAGGCCGCCACTGTCGCATTCATCGAAAAGAACTACGGCCGCGACGTCATCGTTCCCAAGCTGATCGACCTGCTCGAAGTCCAGACCGGACGCCGCCGGTGA